A window of Aphidius gifuensis isolate YNYX2018 unplaced genomic scaffold, ASM1490517v1 Contig17, whole genome shotgun sequence contains these coding sequences:
- the LOC122860021 gene encoding uncharacterized protein LOC122860021 → MLRQHCLSIWRISKARFLELAQEIGETFPRENPTLYFRPSVKNDNAGGPLYSAYEYKKKSLRDKGLLKLSNKCLTRDFEPSESENSKIEWLQTNTSPRDDVITNWEGSFHVRMNLLKAGKKQISVSDYYNKFIALKTNLGAELLETDFEKIHPKKSDLFAHRWNFIADYFTEYFVKPSVIASFDKAEYARLLRLLEPQNKVAPILFLLPCIIPDQSRKRPATSSTENTGTSELSKAERTRLTLQERRNSLFLQIEDAAQFQSAVQEHRMLLRASGESFQPTIVFIGPLEAVESSCVVVNEFIYQVNSPIEAVNLCFKIFWALDCKYPQRANSIWLFLQTAGYKIDANARLNQTIVTLNLNIDKKITAANTSAEATQ, encoded by the exons gATTTCAAAAGCTAGATTTTTAGAACTTGCTCAAGAAATTGGTGAAACATTCCCCAGAGAAAATCCAACATTATATTTTCGCCCATCCGTGAAAAACGATAATGCAGGTGGACCATTGTATTCAGcctatgaatataaaaaaaaaagtttgagaGACAAAGGATTGTTGAAACTTTCCAACAAGTGTCTAACTAGAGACTTTGAACCATCAG AAtcagaaaattcaaaaattgagTGGTTGCAAACCAACACAAGTCCTCGGGATGATGTCATCACTAATTGGGAAGGATCTTTTCACGTTCGAATGAATTTGCTGAAAGCcggaaaaaaacaaatttctgTTAGTGATTACTacaacaaattcattgcgTTAAAAACTAATTTAGGCGCTGAATTG ttggaaacagattttgaaaaaattcaccCTAAAAAAAGTGATCTTTTTGCACATCGTTGGAACTTCATCGCTGATTATTTTACCGAATATTTTGTGAAACCAAGCGTCATCGCGTCATTTGACAAGGCAGAATACGCTCGACTTTTACGTCTATTGGAACCAC AAAATAAGGTTgctccaattttatttttgctaccTTGCATCATTCCTGATCAAAGCCGAAAAAGACCAGCAACATCAAGCACGGAAAATACAGGCACCAGCGAATTATCAAAGGCAGAAAGAACTCGACTAACTTTACAAGAACGTCGTAAttctttatttcttcaaattgag GATGCTGCACAATTTCAATCAGCGGTACAAGAACACCGAATGTTATTGAGAGCTTCTGGAGAAAGCTTTCAACCTACAATTGTGTTCATTGGCCCCCTTGAAGCTGTTGAATCATCCTGCGTTGTTGTGAACGAATTCATATATCAAGTTAACTCACCAATTGAAGCtgttaatttatgttttaaaattttttgggcACTTGATTGTAAATACCCTCAACGTGCAAATTCTATCTGGCTATTTCTTCAAACTGCTGGATATAAAATCGATGCCAATGCTCGTCTCAATCAAACAATAGTGacattaaatttgaatattgacaaaaaaataactgcTGCTAATACTTCAGCTGAAGCGACACagtag